In Sphingobium sp. Z007, one DNA window encodes the following:
- a CDS encoding aromatic ring-hydroxylating dioxygenase subunit alpha produces the protein MADPDAGWSLPAWTYSDSEFFAAEVERIFRPAWQIVCHQSDISAPGDFHTLDYIGESVIVMRGEDGAVRAFINVCRHRGARIVDASSGCAKKLVCPYHGWTYETDGRLTGVPMKASYGAAFAMTNHGLAPVEVESWQGFLFVRLANDGGPSVAQMMAPYVEEVAPYRFEDVRALGRVTLRPRSVNWKNIGDNYSDGLHIAVAHPGLKRLMGDGYGVEASTHADKMWGPIVGRPSANLSERAYQHFLPDVPHLPPERQRLWTYYKLWPNFAFDIYPDQVDFMAWLPVSPTQTLIREISYALPDDRREMRAARYLNWRINRQVNAEDTALVARVQAGMASASFTVGPLSEQEVALRHFCGRVRDVIPQARLHRAPGMGWSGRI, from the coding sequence ATGGCGGACCCGGACGCCGGGTGGAGCCTGCCCGCCTGGACCTATAGCGATTCCGAGTTTTTCGCGGCCGAAGTGGAGCGAATCTTCCGCCCGGCCTGGCAGATCGTCTGTCACCAGAGCGACATCTCCGCGCCCGGCGATTTTCATACGTTGGATTATATCGGCGAAAGCGTGATCGTGATGCGCGGCGAGGATGGGGCGGTGCGGGCCTTCATCAATGTATGCCGCCATCGTGGGGCGCGGATCGTGGATGCCTCCAGCGGGTGCGCGAAGAAGTTGGTCTGCCCCTATCATGGCTGGACTTATGAGACGGACGGGCGGCTGACCGGGGTGCCGATGAAGGCCAGCTATGGCGCGGCGTTCGCGATGACGAATCATGGGTTGGCACCGGTCGAGGTGGAAAGCTGGCAAGGTTTCCTGTTCGTGCGGCTGGCGAATGATGGCGGGCCGTCGGTGGCGCAGATGATGGCGCCCTATGTCGAGGAGGTCGCGCCCTATCGGTTCGAGGATGTGCGTGCGCTGGGGCGGGTGACGCTGCGGCCGCGCAGCGTCAACTGGAAGAATATCGGCGATAATTATTCGGACGGGCTGCATATCGCGGTGGCGCATCCGGGGTTGAAACGACTGATGGGCGATGGCTATGGCGTGGAAGCCTCCACCCATGCCGACAAGATGTGGGGGCCGATAGTAGGCCGGCCTTCGGCCAATCTGTCCGAGCGGGCCTATCAGCATTTCCTGCCCGACGTGCCACATCTGCCGCCTGAACGGCAGCGGCTGTGGACCTATTATAAGCTTTGGCCCAATTTCGCTTTCGACATCTATCCCGACCAGGTGGATTTCATGGCCTGGCTGCCGGTGTCGCCGACGCAGACGCTGATCCGCGAGATTAGCTACGCCCTGCCGGATGACCGCCGGGAAATGAGGGCGGCGCGCTATCTCAATTGGCGGATCAACCGGCAGGTCAATGCCGAGGATACGGCGCTGGTCGCGCGGGTGCAGGCGGGGATGGCGTCGGCCAGTTTCACCGTGGGGCCGCTCAGCGAGCAGGAAGTGGCGCTGCGGCATTTTTGCGGGCGGGTGCGCGATGTGATCCCGCAGGCGCGGCTGCATCGCGCGCCGGGGATGGGGTGGAGCGGCAGGATATGA
- a CDS encoding bile acid:sodium symporter family protein, with amino-acid sequence MTRLRQALDPFLLLLLTTVALASLLPARGDGARIAGIVADAGIVLLFFLHGAKLSREAIWSGAKAWKLHLATLGTTFVVFPLLGLLIGRFGFVPQDMRAGLLFLALLPSTVQSSIAFTAIARGNVAAAVVSASFSNLLGIFLTPLLVALLMQRGGSGSLISLSSIEGIVLQLLLPFIVGHLLRPWIGGFVTRHKAMLGRVDRGSILLVVYAAFSAAVVEGLWSRVSSQELLILAGLCVAMLIVVLLFTFALGRMLGLSREDAIVLQFCGSKKSLASGVPIAGVLFPAAAVGPILLPIMIFHQIQLMACAMLARRYGAQADAKRDDELDS; translated from the coding sequence ATGACCCGACTGCGCCAAGCCCTGGACCCGTTTCTGCTGTTGCTGCTGACGACCGTCGCCCTAGCGTCCCTATTGCCGGCGCGGGGGGATGGCGCGCGCATCGCGGGGATCGTCGCGGACGCGGGGATCGTGCTGCTTTTTTTCCTGCATGGCGCCAAATTATCGCGCGAGGCGATCTGGAGCGGGGCGAAGGCGTGGAAATTACACCTGGCGACGCTGGGGACGACCTTTGTCGTCTTTCCGTTGCTGGGGCTGTTGATCGGGCGATTCGGTTTCGTGCCGCAGGATATGCGGGCGGGGCTGCTGTTCCTGGCGCTGCTGCCATCGACGGTGCAATCGTCGATCGCCTTCACCGCGATCGCGCGGGGCAATGTGGCGGCGGCGGTAGTCAGCGCCTCCTTCTCCAACCTGCTGGGCATATTCCTGACGCCATTGCTGGTCGCGCTGCTGATGCAACGGGGCGGTAGCGGGAGCCTCATTTCCCTGTCCTCGATCGAGGGGATCGTGCTGCAACTGCTGCTGCCCTTCATCGTGGGGCATCTGCTGCGGCCGTGGATCGGCGGCTTCGTGACGCGGCACAAGGCGATGCTGGGGCGGGTCGATCGCGGATCGATATTGCTGGTGGTCTATGCCGCCTTTTCCGCCGCCGTGGTCGAAGGGCTGTGGTCCAGGGTGTCGAGCCAAGAACTGCTGATACTGGCGGGGCTGTGCGTTGCGATGCTGATCGTCGTACTGCTGTTCACGTTCGCGCTGGGGCGGATGCTCGGCCTGTCGCGGGAAGATGCGATCGTGCTGCAATTTTGCGGATCGAAGAAGAGCCTGGCGTCGGGCGTGCCGATCGCGGGCGTGTTGTTCCCGGCGGCGGCGGTCGGGCCGATCCTGCTGCCGATCATGATCTTCCACCAGATCCAGCTCATGGCCTGCGCCATGCTGGCGCGGCGCTACGGGGCGCAGGCGGATGCCAAAAGAGACGACGAACTGGACAGTTGA
- a CDS encoding enoyl-CoA hydratase yields the protein MTDDVKIVDKAGVIEIQIDRPDKKNALTATMYRAMTAALADASARADIGAVLIVGRGDAFCAGNDLKDFTAGPEGGAAAFDFIRAIAAFDKPLVAAVQGLAVGVGTTMLFHCDLVYAAPDARFVMPFVNLGIVPEAGSSLLAPAMMGHAKAAAMLLLGEPMDADGADRAGLITAIVPADVLLDHARAKAAALMAKPPQALAATRRLMKGDRAALAARIEEEAQLFRETLTSPEAQEAFAAFFEKRAPVFRRD from the coding sequence ATGACCGACGACGTCAAGATCGTGGACAAGGCAGGCGTGATCGAAATTCAGATCGACCGCCCGGACAAGAAAAATGCGCTGACCGCGACCATGTATCGCGCCATGACCGCCGCGCTGGCGGACGCATCGGCGCGCGCGGATATTGGCGCTGTGCTGATCGTGGGCCGGGGCGACGCCTTCTGCGCGGGCAACGACCTGAAGGACTTCACCGCCGGGCCGGAGGGCGGCGCCGCCGCCTTCGACTTCATTCGCGCCATCGCCGCCTTCGACAAACCGCTGGTCGCCGCGGTGCAGGGGCTGGCCGTGGGCGTCGGCACGACGATGCTTTTCCACTGCGACCTCGTCTATGCCGCGCCCGACGCCCGCTTCGTCATGCCCTTCGTCAATCTGGGCATCGTGCCCGAAGCCGGCTCCAGCCTGCTCGCGCCTGCGATGATGGGCCATGCCAAGGCGGCGGCGATGCTGCTGCTGGGCGAACCGATGGACGCAGACGGCGCCGACCGCGCCGGCCTCATCACCGCGATCGTCCCCGCCGACGTCCTGCTCGACCATGCCCGCGCCAAGGCGGCGGCGCTGATGGCCAAGCCGCCCCAGGCGCTGGCAGCCACCCGTCGGCTGATGAAGGGCGATCGCGCTGCGCTCGCCGCGCGGATCGAGGAGGAAGCGCAGTTGTTCCGCGAAACCCTGACCTCGCCCGAAGCCCAGGAAGCCTTCGCCGCCTTCTTCGAAAAACGCGCCCCTGTGTTCCGGCGGGACTAG
- a CDS encoding DMT family transporter, whose product MIGRPELALIGVTILWGGTFLIVHQAMRETGPLFFVGLRFATAALLTLPLALPVLRGLTRRELVAGLVIGLGIFVGYSLQTWGLQTISSSTSAFITAAYVPLVPILQWVILRRRPRLASWAGVALAFIGLLLIAAPKDGLALGTGEVLTLLSTVAIALEIIFISLWAGQVNVARVTVVQLAVTALLAFACMGPAGESVPPFSWWVVLSACGLGAMTALIQLVMNWAQRTVSPTRATLIYAGEPVWAGMIGRIAGERLPPTALVGGLLIVAAVVVSEINFGRKTARLEPSEGGLP is encoded by the coding sequence ATGATCGGTCGCCCCGAACTCGCGCTGATCGGGGTGACGATCCTGTGGGGCGGCACCTTCCTGATCGTGCATCAGGCTATGCGCGAAACCGGGCCGCTCTTCTTCGTCGGGCTGCGCTTTGCGACCGCCGCGCTGCTGACGCTGCCGCTTGCGCTACCGGTGTTGCGTGGGTTGACCCGGCGCGAACTGGTGGCGGGGCTGGTGATCGGCTTGGGGATTTTCGTGGGCTATTCGCTCCAGACCTGGGGTTTGCAGACGATCAGCAGCAGCACGTCGGCGTTCATCACCGCCGCTTATGTGCCGCTGGTGCCGATATTGCAGTGGGTGATCCTGCGGCGGCGGCCAAGGCTGGCGAGTTGGGCCGGGGTCGCGCTGGCCTTTATCGGGCTTCTGCTGATCGCCGCGCCCAAGGATGGGCTGGCGCTGGGGACCGGCGAGGTGCTGACCTTGCTCAGCACGGTAGCGATCGCGCTTGAGATCATCTTCATCAGCCTGTGGGCGGGCCAAGTGAACGTCGCGCGGGTGACAGTGGTGCAGTTGGCGGTGACCGCCCTGCTCGCTTTCGCCTGCATGGGACCGGCGGGCGAGAGCGTGCCGCCCTTTTCCTGGTGGGTCGTGCTGAGCGCTTGCGGCCTGGGCGCGATGACGGCGTTGATCCAGTTGGTTATGAACTGGGCGCAGCGCACCGTTTCACCGACGCGGGCGACATTGATCTATGCTGGCGAGCCGGTCTGGGCAGGGATGATCGGCCGGATCGCGGGCGAGCGGCTGCCGCCGACGGCGCTGGTCGGCGGCCTGCTGATCGTGGCGGCGGTGGTGGTGAGCGAGATCAATTTTGGTCGGAAGACGGCGCGGCTGGAGCCGAGCGAAGGCGGGCTGCCTTAG
- a CDS encoding MarR family winged helix-turn-helix transcriptional regulator yields the protein MSVSSSPASPAPISPASPLFLREDEIRRGIEMLYFGYSALTRSIDESLSAQGLGRAHHRALYFISRQPDLTVKDLLRLLAITKQSLGRVLSDLVERGYIETRAGASDRRQKLLRLSPAGKALEAELFRALREKMATAYAQAGQGSVTGFWRVLEGLIPEADRSMVFGLRGG from the coding sequence ATGTCGGTTTCCAGTTCCCCCGCCTCGCCCGCGCCTATCTCCCCCGCCTCCCCCCTCTTCCTGCGCGAGGACGAGATCAGGCGCGGTATCGAGATGCTCTATTTCGGCTATTCCGCGCTCACGCGATCGATCGACGAAAGCCTGTCGGCGCAGGGGCTTGGCCGGGCGCATCATCGCGCGCTCTACTTCATTTCGCGTCAGCCCGACCTGACGGTCAAGGATTTGCTGCGGCTGTTGGCGATCACCAAGCAATCGTTGGGCCGGGTTCTGAGCGACCTGGTGGAGCGTGGCTATATCGAGACGCGGGCGGGCGCGAGCGATCGCCGGCAGAAGCTGCTGCGGCTCAGCCCGGCGGGCAAGGCGCTGGAGGCGGAACTGTTCCGCGCGCTGCGCGAAAAGATGGCGACCGCCTATGCCCAGGCCGGACAGGGATCGGTCACCGGATTCTGGCGCGTGCTGGAGGGGCTGATCCCCGAAGCCGACCGGTCGATGGTGTTCGGCCTGCGCGGGGGATAG
- a CDS encoding PLP-dependent aminotransferase family protein: protein MLRPWTLLLKERVEIAPDNPRYMQIAHGLIHEIERGRLLPGDYLPSSRELADALDVNRKTIVTAYEELIAQGWLASAGTRGTRVSTSLPRSESATAAHLPPAPAIAADETEYPFLAALGRPIAIPVGHWRKLDEGVPDGRLLPADLLPRAYRKAAEDAARTNSLSYRDPRGGLPLRREIADMLRRQRGLMVSADHICITRGSQMGVFLTARILIRPGDAVLVERLTYEPAVAAFRACGAKIVTVGLDEDGVDVADVERACRKHRVRAIFVTPHHQFPTTVSMRPDRRLRLLELARQFGFAVIEDDYDHEFHFGAQPLLPMASYAHARVIYAGSMSKLLVPALRIGYIAAAPQVIDALAYQISLIDGMGNSITELVAAHLLQSGEVRRHIRKTAQIYSARRDAFARSLDATLGDLIDYRIPDGGLAFWLRFRDLAALDRIEARAPDLGLSFASSHSYAADDSAERGLRLGFASLDEIEARAVLQALQDCTRD, encoded by the coding sequence ATGTTGCGCCCTTGGACCCTTCTGCTGAAGGAACGCGTCGAAATCGCGCCGGACAATCCGCGCTACATGCAGATCGCCCATGGCCTGATCCATGAGATCGAGCGTGGACGCCTGCTGCCGGGGGACTATCTGCCCAGCAGCCGCGAACTGGCCGACGCGCTGGATGTCAATCGCAAGACCATCGTCACCGCCTATGAGGAATTGATCGCCCAGGGCTGGCTGGCCAGCGCCGGCACGCGGGGCACGCGGGTATCGACCTCGCTGCCGCGCAGCGAATCGGCGACCGCCGCGCATCTGCCCCCGGCCCCGGCGATCGCGGCGGACGAAACCGAATATCCTTTCCTGGCCGCGCTCGGCCGCCCGATCGCTATTCCCGTGGGCCATTGGCGCAAGCTGGACGAAGGCGTGCCGGACGGCCGCCTGCTCCCCGCCGACCTGTTGCCCCGCGCCTATCGCAAGGCGGCGGAGGACGCCGCGCGCACCAACAGCCTGTCCTATCGCGATCCGCGCGGGGGGCTCCCGCTACGCCGGGAAATCGCCGACATGCTGCGGCGTCAACGCGGCCTGATGGTCAGCGCCGACCATATCTGCATCACCCGCGGCAGCCAGATGGGCGTGTTCCTGACCGCGCGCATCCTGATCCGGCCGGGCGACGCGGTGCTGGTCGAGCGATTGACCTACGAACCCGCGGTTGCCGCCTTCCGCGCCTGCGGGGCGAAGATCGTGACCGTCGGGCTGGACGAAGATGGCGTGGATGTCGCCGATGTCGAGCGCGCCTGCCGCAAGCATCGCGTGCGCGCGATCTTCGTCACGCCGCACCATCAATTCCCGACCACTGTATCGATGCGACCGGATCGACGGCTGCGCCTGCTCGAACTGGCCCGGCAATTTGGGTTTGCAGTGATCGAGGATGATTACGACCATGAATTTCATTTCGGCGCGCAACCATTGCTGCCCATGGCCAGCTATGCGCATGCGCGGGTCATCTATGCCGGGTCGATGTCGAAGCTGCTCGTGCCGGCCCTGCGCATCGGTTACATCGCCGCCGCGCCGCAGGTGATCGACGCGCTCGCCTATCAGATTTCGCTGATCGACGGCATGGGCAACAGCATCACCGAACTGGTCGCCGCCCACCTGCTGCAAAGCGGGGAGGTGCGCCGCCACATCCGCAAGACCGCGCAGATTTACTCTGCCCGGCGCGATGCTTTCGCCCGCAGCCTGGACGCGACGCTGGGCGACCTGATCGATTATCGCATCCCCGACGGCGGCCTCGCCTTCTGGCTGCGTTTCCGCGATCTCGCCGCGCTCGACCGGATCGAGGCCCGCGCGCCTGATCTGGGCCTCAGCTTCGCGTCCTCGCACAGCTATGCCGCCGACGACAGTGCCGAACGCGGCCTGCGTCTGGGCTTCGCCAGCCTGGACGAAATCGAGGCCCGCGCCGTGCTCCAGGCGTTGCAGGATTGCACGCGCGACTAA
- a CDS encoding FMN-binding negative transcriptional regulator — protein sequence MKYPPRSPDDVVTLIDQNPLCWLVSAGAAGFGASPLPLLAECDADGSLVALFGHMAIANPQVALLRAQPAALVLVNGPQAYISPELLDNPTWVPTWNYAAATVHVDVAFVPEETRESIERLTDRMEQGRAAPWKVSDAEARLPAMLPHIIAFRAHVRTIDGRFKLGRDESQASINQIVGNMARGPLRDWMRLYNAERLEEEIQA from the coding sequence ATGAAATATCCGCCACGCAGCCCCGACGATGTCGTCACCCTGATCGACCAGAACCCGCTGTGCTGGCTGGTGTCGGCAGGCGCGGCCGGCTTCGGGGCCAGCCCGCTGCCGCTGCTGGCGGAATGCGATGCGGATGGATCGCTGGTCGCTTTGTTCGGCCATATGGCGATCGCCAACCCACAGGTCGCCCTACTGCGCGCGCAACCCGCGGCCTTGGTTCTGGTCAACGGCCCGCAGGCCTATATCTCACCGGAATTGCTCGATAATCCGACCTGGGTGCCGACCTGGAATTATGCCGCTGCAACTGTCCATGTCGATGTCGCATTCGTGCCTGAAGAAACGCGCGAATCGATCGAGCGGCTGACCGACCGCATGGAGCAGGGCCGCGCCGCGCCATGGAAGGTGAGCGACGCCGAAGCGCGCTTGCCCGCCATGCTGCCCCACATCATCGCCTTCCGCGCCCATGTCCGCACGATCGACGGCCGCTTCAAGCTAGGCCGCGACGAATCGCAGGCGAGCATCAACCAGATCGTGGGCAACATGGCCCGCGGCCCGCTGCGCGATTGGATGCGGCTCTATAATGCGGAGCGGCTTGAAGAGGAGATACAGGCATGA
- a CDS encoding amidohydrolase, which yields MSISRRNLLAGGAGGVALALMSARGWAKGQALDTAYVNAMVWTGQGAPALSAIGLAGGRIAALGSAAVKAHVTKATRVVDLAGAFVMPGFIDCHTHFLIGSDLLTQPNLREAKSPQAFAQIVGEAARSLKPGQWVQGGSWDAELWGGELPDRSWMDPVTPDTPVAVQRLDLHMLALNSAALKAAGIDRNTADVPGGVIVRDKDGNPTGILKDAAMDLAKRAIPAPTDADREASVRKGIAHGLSKGVTQVHTTELDWMTHDALRRLRAKGETDMRFYSFLPLQDWAKVKALVDAEGRGDDWLRWGGLKLQYDGSLGSRTAMFYQPYDDAPGNSGMPLHKLADVQQWTNDADAAGFQITIHAIGDRANDEALDIFAAATAKNGPRDRRFRIEHAQHLSPAAILRFAKQQVIASMQPYHAIDDGRWAIQRVGAERLKGTYAFKSLLDAGAKVAFGSDWPVAPLDPLTGVAAAVLRQTIDGANPGGWLPEQKLTMAQALHAYTATNAFAGFQDDRLGRIAPGMLADFVVMDADPFAIDPARVGATKILKTIVNGTERFSA from the coding sequence ATGAGCATCAGCCGTCGCAATCTGCTGGCCGGGGGCGCGGGCGGCGTCGCGCTGGCGCTGATGTCGGCACGCGGCTGGGCGAAGGGGCAGGCGCTCGACACCGCCTATGTCAACGCCATGGTCTGGACCGGGCAGGGCGCACCAGCCCTGTCCGCCATTGGCCTCGCCGGCGGCCGGATCGCGGCACTGGGCAGCGCGGCGGTCAAGGCGCACGTCACCAAGGCCACCCGCGTCGTCGATCTGGCCGGGGCCTTCGTGATGCCCGGCTTCATCGACTGCCATACCCATTTCTTGATCGGCTCCGACCTCCTCACCCAACCTAATCTGCGCGAGGCGAAAAGCCCGCAGGCGTTCGCCCAGATCGTCGGCGAAGCGGCCCGCAGCCTCAAGCCCGGCCAATGGGTGCAGGGCGGCAGCTGGGACGCGGAATTATGGGGCGGCGAACTCCCGGACCGCAGTTGGATGGACCCGGTGACGCCCGACACCCCGGTCGCGGTGCAGCGGCTCGATCTCCACATGCTCGCCCTCAACAGCGCCGCGCTGAAGGCCGCCGGGATCGACCGCAACACGGCCGATGTGCCCGGCGGCGTCATTGTGCGAGACAAGGACGGCAATCCCACCGGCATCCTGAAAGACGCGGCGATGGACCTGGCCAAGCGCGCCATTCCCGCGCCCACCGACGCGGACCGGGAAGCATCCGTGCGCAAGGGCATCGCCCACGGCCTGTCGAAGGGCGTGACCCAGGTGCATACCACCGAACTGGACTGGATGACTCATGACGCCCTGCGCCGCCTGCGGGCGAAGGGGGAGACGGACATGCGCTTCTATTCCTTCCTGCCGTTGCAGGATTGGGCGAAGGTCAAGGCGCTGGTCGATGCCGAAGGGCGCGGCGATGATTGGCTGCGCTGGGGCGGGCTGAAGCTGCAATATGACGGCTCGCTCGGATCACGCACCGCGATGTTCTACCAGCCCTATGACGACGCGCCGGGCAATAGCGGGATGCCGCTGCACAAGTTGGCCGACGTTCAGCAATGGACCAATGACGCCGACGCCGCCGGTTTCCAGATCACCATCCACGCCATCGGCGACCGGGCGAATGACGAGGCGCTCGACATCTTCGCCGCCGCCACTGCCAAAAACGGCCCACGCGACCGCCGTTTCCGCATCGAACATGCCCAGCATCTTTCGCCCGCCGCGATCCTGCGCTTCGCAAAGCAGCAGGTTATCGCCTCGATGCAGCCCTATCATGCCATCGACGACGGGCGCTGGGCGATCCAGCGCGTCGGCGCGGAGCGCTTGAAGGGCACTTATGCGTTCAAGTCGCTGCTGGATGCGGGCGCGAAGGTCGCGTTCGGTTCCGACTGGCCAGTCGCCCCGCTCGATCCGCTGACCGGGGTAGCCGCCGCCGTGCTGCGCCAGACCATCGACGGCGCCAATCCGGGCGGCTGGCTGCCGGAGCAAAAGCTGACAATGGCCCAGGCGCTCCACGCCTATACCGCGACCAACGCCTTTGCCGGGTTTCAGGACGATCGCCTCGGTCGGATCGCGCCGGGGATGCTGGCCGACTTCGTGGTCATGGACGCCGACCCGTTCGCCATCGACCCGGCCAGGGTCGGCGCGACGAAGATACTCAAGACCATCGTGAACGGCACTGAGCGGTTCAGCGCCTGA
- a CDS encoding TonB-dependent receptor has protein sequence MKTIMPIKSVSFAALAAATLFATPVLAQAPAEDSDAIIVTAGKRDEDIRQVAMPISAVTGEQLKAMNANSLSDYITRLPGVVFNDYQPGISEVVIRGVAATTYHEQGQTTVGYYLNEVPIVEPGFPIGIPDIDTFDLQRVEVLRGPQGTLFGSSTLGGLVNYVANVADASKIDAAASGLIGTTKNASGELNYAAKAMINIPLVQDQLALRLVAFQRSDAGYLDNPGIGVNGSNDFRSRGLRGSIVAHLGETTKVTFLSNYQDSKLDDQTYLDLPNPYVRNLPRAETQETDFWMSSLRLDQEVGDIANLTVLGSVTKKNNTTVFSYPSPYVTGVTTGDGAAYSLGDADALIKTVEARLASAGEGPFKWLVGVSYMQAKKTSYDQIIQAGAADFIDANPGLFGGFSGAQLTPGDRLYGYYTNSTNEDFGVFGELSFKPIEQFEITVGGRYFDTTAKADVLNQAGALGGYPGGYTPTDSSGSVNQKEDGFTPKVTVAFRPTKDVMAYATYSEGFRVGGINPNAGLLPTIPASYESDTVKNYEAGIKAQTPDGRFAIDLTGFQIDWDNIQARLFGPAPSYFSYVVNAGGARIKGVEFSGTVNLNRMVRFTTNVTYQDAKITEFLPYPFDAAGLGGYPRGTTLPGSSKWSVANNLTLTFADLSGAPTFDIAHRYLSSAPTSFDDVSRRGDFNVFDLRASVGRGEKVRLMAFVNNLFDKYGVLNAPFANDAFTPQGSIIRPRTIGIRADWSL, from the coding sequence ATGAAGACGATTATGCCCATAAAGTCGGTAAGCTTCGCCGCATTGGCGGCCGCGACCCTGTTCGCCACGCCCGTCCTGGCGCAGGCGCCCGCCGAGGACAGCGACGCCATCATCGTAACGGCTGGGAAGCGTGACGAGGATATCCGTCAGGTCGCGATGCCGATCAGCGCGGTAACCGGCGAACAGCTCAAGGCGATGAACGCCAACAGCCTGTCGGACTATATCACGCGCCTGCCCGGCGTCGTCTTCAACGACTATCAGCCCGGCATTTCCGAAGTCGTCATCCGCGGCGTCGCGGCCACCACCTATCATGAGCAGGGCCAGACCACGGTCGGCTATTATCTCAACGAAGTCCCCATCGTGGAGCCGGGCTTCCCGATCGGCATCCCCGACATCGACACGTTCGACCTGCAGCGCGTCGAAGTGCTGCGCGGTCCCCAGGGCACGCTGTTCGGTTCGTCCACGTTGGGCGGCCTGGTCAATTATGTTGCCAATGTCGCCGACGCCAGCAAGATCGATGCCGCCGCGTCCGGCCTGATCGGTACGACGAAGAACGCCAGCGGCGAACTCAACTATGCGGCCAAGGCGATGATCAACATTCCATTGGTGCAGGATCAACTCGCCCTGCGCCTGGTCGCGTTCCAGCGGTCGGACGCCGGCTATCTCGACAATCCGGGCATCGGCGTGAACGGTTCCAACGATTTCCGCAGCCGGGGTCTTCGCGGATCGATCGTCGCGCATCTGGGTGAGACGACCAAGGTCACCTTCCTGTCCAACTATCAGGACAGCAAACTCGACGACCAGACCTATCTCGATCTGCCCAACCCCTATGTCCGCAACCTGCCGCGCGCCGAAACGCAGGAAACCGATTTCTGGATGAGCAGCCTGCGCCTCGATCAGGAAGTCGGCGACATCGCCAACCTTACGGTGCTGGGGTCGGTCACCAAGAAGAACAATACCACCGTCTTTTCCTATCCCTCTCCCTATGTGACCGGCGTCACGACCGGCGACGGCGCGGCCTATTCGCTGGGCGATGCCGACGCGCTTATCAAGACGGTGGAGGCGCGCTTGGCTTCGGCCGGCGAAGGGCCGTTCAAATGGCTGGTCGGCGTCAGCTACATGCAGGCCAAGAAGACCAGCTACGACCAGATCATCCAGGCGGGCGCGGCGGATTTCATCGACGCCAATCCCGGCTTGTTCGGCGGCTTTAGCGGCGCGCAGCTGACGCCGGGCGATCGCCTCTACGGCTATTATACCAACAGCACGAACGAGGATTTCGGCGTGTTCGGTGAGCTGTCGTTCAAGCCGATCGAACAGTTCGAGATCACCGTGGGCGGCCGCTATTTCGACACCACCGCCAAGGCCGACGTGCTGAACCAGGCCGGCGCGCTGGGCGGCTATCCCGGCGGCTATACGCCGACCGACAGCAGCGGCAGCGTCAACCAGAAGGAAGACGGCTTCACCCCCAAGGTGACGGTCGCCTTCCGCCCGACCAAGGACGTGATGGCCTATGCGACTTATTCGGAAGGCTTCCGCGTCGGCGGCATCAACCCCAATGCCGGCCTGCTGCCGACCATCCCCGCCTCCTATGAAAGCGACACGGTCAAGAATTACGAAGCAGGCATCAAGGCGCAGACGCCCGACGGCCGCTTCGCCATCGACCTCACCGGTTTCCAGATCGACTGGGACAATATCCAGGCCCGCCTCTTCGGCCCGGCGCCGTCCTACTTCTCCTATGTCGTCAACGCCGGCGGCGCACGGATCAAGGGCGTTGAATTTTCCGGCACGGTCAACCTGAACCGCATGGTGCGCTTCACCACCAACGTGACCTATCAGGACGCCAAGATCACCGAATTCCTGCCTTACCCCTTTGATGCGGCAGGGCTGGGTGGTTATCCCAGGGGGACGACGCTGCCCGGTTCGTCCAAATGGTCGGTGGCCAACAATCTGACCTTGACCTTCGCGGACCTATCCGGCGCGCCGACCTTTGACATCGCGCATCGCTATTTGTCGTCGGCGCCGACCAGCTTCGACGATGTGTCGCGCCGCGGCGACTTTAACGTCTTCGACCTGCGGGCTTCGGTGGGTCGGGGTGAAAAGGTCCGCTTGATGGCGTTCGTGAACAATCTGTTCGACAAATATGGCGTGCTGAATGCGCCCTTCGCCAACGACGCCTTTACGCCGCAGGGGTCGATCATCCGTCCCCGCACCATCGGCATCCGCGCCGACTGGAGCCTCTAA